Proteins encoded by one window of Primulina huaijiensis isolate GDHJ02 chromosome 1, ASM1229523v2, whole genome shotgun sequence:
- the LOC140981240 gene encoding PRA1 family protein G2-like — MPDTSASATPVPPASYTTIPISGGAVISRSTQNLSACLSRARPWPVFLATTAVIDLPPSFSAATQRLRRNASYFSVNYAIIVTACAAVSLIGAPIALILIGFVFFLWLILHFFREDPLLIWGYHVNDWAVILGLVVVSIAALWITGPLNNLSIGISVGLLIFVIHGVLRNPEGLFLDENEAVSDGLVSSQSTAFSPRNGGIQFNQPV, encoded by the coding sequence ATGCCCGACACGTCGGCCTCCGCCACCCCGGTCCCTCCCGCTTCTTATACCACAATACCAATCTCCGGTGGCGCCGTGATTTCCCGATCGACGCAGAACCTCTCTGCTTGCCTCTCCAGAGCCCGACCTTGGCCGGTGTTCCTAGCCACCACCGCCGTCATCGACCTCCCACCCTCATTCTCCGCAGCCACCCAACGACTCCGCCGCAATGCTAGCTACTTCTCCGTCAATTACGCCATTATCGTCACCGCGTGTGCTGCCGTATCCCTGATCGGTGCGCCGATCGCGCTGATACTCATCGGCTTCGTCTTCTTCCTGTGGCTGATTCTCCACTTCTTTCGAGAAGACCCATTGTTGATCTGGGGCTACCATGTCAATGATTGGGCGGTTATTCTTGGCCTGGTTGTAGTCTCCATTGCGGCCCTCTGGATCACTGGCCCGTTGAATAACCTTTCGATTGGCATTAGTGTCGGGCTGTTGATCTTCGTCATCCATGGAGTCCTGAGAAATCCTGAAGGACTTTTTCTTGACGAAAACGAAGCCGTTTCTGACGGATTGGTCTCATCCCAATCCACTGCTTTCAGTCCCCGTAATGGCGGAATTCAATTCAATCAACCCGTGTAA